The Mauremys reevesii isolate NIE-2019 linkage group 13, ASM1616193v1, whole genome shotgun sequence genome contains a region encoding:
- the LOC120380707 gene encoding A.superbus venom factor 1-like → MAWVFRCFFFFPNTVVVQLQALRGAHCQRSTSSSWAQRVVRRSHPSSPIARRSVPDCRFARNRWTDEDPQGKTRPFISHIKCRESLRLERNKDYLIWGLRTDLWPRKAELSYIIGKDTWIEKWPNEDECRKPDFQNLCQEFLEFSEAMTMFGCPV, encoded by the exons ATGGCGTGGGTATTTaggtgtttcttcttctttcccaacacagtcgtggttcagcttcAGGCTCTTCGGGG GGCCCACtgccagcggagcacctcctcgtcctgggCCCAAAGGGTGGTTAGGAGGAGCCACCCTAGCTCCCCCATCGCCCGCCGCTCCGTCCCAGACTGCCGGTTCGCCCGCAACCGCT GGACTGATGAAGATCCACAAGGAAAAACCCGCCCATTCATCAGCCACATAAAATGCAGGGAGTCTCTGAGGCTGGAGCGTAACAAAGACTACTTGATCTGGGGACTCCGCACCGACTTGTGGCCCAGGAAAGCTGA GCTATCCTACATCATTGGCAAGGACACCTGGATCGAGAAGTGGCCCAACGAGGACGAATGCCGGAAGCCGGAtttccagaacctctgccaggaaTTCCTTGAGTTCTCTGAAGCCATGACCATGTTTGGCTGCCCAGTCTAA